The Candidatus Omnitrophota bacterium genome window below encodes:
- the ppdK gene encoding pyruvate, phosphate dikinase — protein sequence MGSSKSKKYVYFFGGGKADGNESMKNLLGGKGANLAEMAGHPKLKLPVPPGFTITTEVCTYYYKNGKTYPKELKDQVAKAMGQIEKIMGKKFGDVKDPLLVSIRSGARKSMPGMMETILNAGLTEKTIVGLIEQTGNERFAYDAYRRLIMMYSDVVMEKAAGIEPKGGKGIRKVLDEKLEAVKHSKGYKSDTDLTAQDLKTLVAEFKKTVKDVLGKPFPDNADEQVWGSVGAVFASWNGRRAIEYRRIEKIPDEWGTAVNVQAMVFGNMGDDCATGVAFSRNPGNGENQFYGEYLVNAQGEDVVAGIRTPAPINDYSKNDQSRSLTTLHKFMPAIYKELDEIKARLEKHYHDMQDIEFTIEKGKLFMLQCRVGKRNGVSAVRMAMDMYNEKLIDATTATMRVAPSQLVELLLPMIDPKAELSTSPIAKGLPAGPGGAIGRAVFTSKDAVEWAARGEKVILVREETSPEDVDGMHKAQAILTSKGGMTSHAALVARGWGKCCIVGCSDMEIADDDKSFSTKKGTTIKEGEWISLNGTKGTVYQGKLPLVDINIEHNKFYMELMKLVDKVRVLKVRTNADTPKDAAQALKFGAEGIGLFRTEHMFYGEGSDKPLFLLRKMIMSKNLAERRKALDELFPFVKNDIKATLEEMKGYPVTIRLLDPPLHEFVPHSEDKLEALAKELGVDMGELHKRAESLKENNPMLGHRGVRLGVTYPEITEMQVRAILEAAAELIKAGKKADPEIMIPVTISKSELDNQKAIVDKVYKEVLAKFGLKKMHFMYGTMIEIPRAALQAGLMAETAEFFSFGTNDLTQMGFGFSRDDIGSFLPDYLNSKILPADPFQTIDQDGIGELIKIGIERGRKTRKDLKVGICGEHGGDPDSVKFCHRVKMNYVSCSPFRVPIARLAAAQAAIEEKKK from the coding sequence ATGGGTAGCAGTAAATCAAAGAAATATGTTTATTTCTTCGGCGGTGGGAAGGCTGACGGAAATGAATCGATGAAGAATCTTCTCGGGGGTAAGGGCGCCAATTTGGCGGAGATGGCGGGTCATCCTAAGTTAAAATTACCGGTACCTCCCGGGTTTACGATAACGACGGAAGTATGCACCTATTATTACAAGAATGGCAAGACTTATCCGAAAGAGCTCAAAGATCAGGTCGCGAAGGCGATGGGCCAGATCGAAAAGATCATGGGCAAAAAATTCGGCGATGTTAAAGATCCTCTTCTGGTTTCAATAAGAAGCGGAGCGCGAAAGTCGATGCCCGGCATGATGGAGACTATATTGAATGCCGGACTCACCGAGAAGACGATAGTAGGGCTTATCGAACAGACGGGTAATGAGAGATTCGCGTATGACGCGTACCGCCGCCTGATAATGATGTATTCTGACGTTGTCATGGAGAAGGCAGCTGGCATCGAGCCCAAAGGCGGTAAAGGTATTCGTAAAGTTCTCGACGAAAAATTAGAAGCGGTGAAACATTCCAAAGGGTACAAGTCCGATACCGATCTGACAGCGCAGGATCTAAAAACGCTTGTCGCTGAATTCAAAAAAACGGTTAAAGATGTCCTCGGAAAACCTTTCCCGGACAATGCTGATGAGCAGGTATGGGGAAGCGTCGGAGCTGTATTCGCAAGCTGGAATGGAAGGCGCGCCATAGAATATCGCCGCATTGAAAAGATCCCGGATGAATGGGGCACGGCTGTTAACGTCCAGGCAATGGTCTTCGGCAATATGGGCGATGACTGCGCCACCGGCGTTGCATTCAGCCGCAATCCTGGGAACGGAGAGAATCAGTTCTACGGCGAATACTTAGTTAACGCGCAGGGCGAGGACGTCGTTGCCGGTATACGCACACCCGCGCCTATAAACGATTATTCTAAAAATGACCAGTCTAGGTCTCTTACCACGCTTCACAAATTCATGCCCGCGATATATAAAGAGCTTGATGAGATAAAGGCAAGATTAGAGAAGCATTATCATGACATGCAGGATATAGAATTCACGATAGAAAAAGGCAAGCTCTTTATGCTGCAGTGCCGTGTAGGAAAGCGTAACGGCGTTTCGGCTGTGCGCATGGCAATGGACATGTATAATGAAAAGCTTATCGATGCCACTACGGCAACCATGAGAGTTGCTCCTAGCCAGCTCGTTGAGCTACTCCTGCCCATGATAGACCCTAAGGCGGAATTGAGCACAAGCCCGATAGCGAAAGGACTTCCGGCAGGCCCGGGAGGCGCCATAGGCAGAGCCGTATTTACGTCGAAGGACGCTGTAGAGTGGGCGGCCAGAGGTGAAAAAGTAATATTGGTCCGCGAAGAGACTTCGCCTGAAGACGTCGACGGGATGCACAAGGCACAAGCTATTCTTACGAGCAAGGGCGGTATGACTTCTCACGCCGCATTGGTCGCGCGAGGCTGGGGCAAATGCTGCATAGTCGGCTGCAGCGATATGGAAATAGCGGACGACGATAAGTCTTTCAGCACTAAGAAAGGCACAACGATAAAAGAAGGTGAGTGGATAAGCTTAAACGGTACAAAAGGCACTGTATATCAGGGTAAATTGCCGCTGGTCGATATTAATATCGAACACAACAAATTTTACATGGAACTGATGAAGCTTGTCGACAAAGTGCGCGTACTTAAAGTCCGCACTAATGCCGACACGCCTAAGGACGCGGCGCAGGCTCTAAAGTTCGGAGCCGAGGGCATAGGGTTATTCCGAACAGAGCATATGTTCTACGGGGAAGGAAGCGACAAGCCACTATTCTTACTGCGCAAGATGATAATGTCGAAGAATTTGGCCGAAAGGCGCAAAGCTTTAGACGAACTATTTCCGTTCGTTAAGAATGATATTAAGGCAACGCTCGAAGAGATGAAAGGCTACCCTGTTACCATAAGGTTGCTGGATCCGCCGCTGCATGAGTTTGTCCCGCACAGCGAGGATAAGCTTGAGGCGCTCGCAAAAGAGCTCGGTGTTGATATGGGCGAGTTACATAAGCGCGCGGAGAGCCTTAAAGAGAATAACCCGATGTTAGGTCATCGCGGAGTGCGTTTAGGTGTTACGTATCCTGAAATAACAGAGATGCAGGTGCGGGCCATTCTCGAAGCGGCCGCGGAACTTATTAAAGCGGGCAAAAAGGCCGATCCGGAAATAATGATACCTGTCACCATTTCAAAAAGTGAACTTGATAACCAGAAGGCAATCGTCGATAAAGTTTACAAAGAAGTGTTGGCGAAGTTCGGATTGAAGAAGATGCACTTTATGTATGGTACGATGATAGAGATCCCTCGCGCGGCATTGCAGGCAGGCTTGATGGCCGAGACGGCGGAATTCTTCTCATTCGGCACAAACGACTTAACCCAGATGGGTTTCGGGTTCAGCCGCGACGATATCGGAAGTTTTTTACCCGATTATCTAAATTCTAAGATCCTTCCGGCGGACCCATTCCAGACGATAGACCAGGACGGAATTGGCGAGCTCATTAAGATAGGAATAGAGCGCGGCCGAAAGACGAGAAAAGACCTAAAGGTCGGCATATGCGGAGAACACGGTGGAGACCCGGACAGCGTCAAATTCTGTCATAGGGTAAAGATGAACTATGTTAGCTGTTCGCCATTCAGAGTGCCGATAGCGCGATTAGCCGCGGCACAGGCAGCTATTGAGGAAAAGAAAAAATAA
- a CDS encoding glycine--tRNA ligase produces the protein MDKIVSLCKRRGFIFQSSEIYGGLASTWDYGPLGIELKRNLKEAWWRSNIFERDDIEGLDASILMHPSVWMASGHVSNFEDTLVDCKSCKKRFKIEHIGKNKKCPECGGDITEARQFNLMLKTHYGPVEDEGSLIYMRPETAQGIFVNFINVVNSMRKKVPFGIAQIGKSFRNEVTTGNFTFRSREFEQMEIEFFVKPGTDEEWYHKWVEERFNWYIKYGIKKENLNKRAHQKDELAHYAKACTDIEYQFPFGWSELEGIANRTDFDLKQHMKLSGQSLEYFDDETKERFVPYVIEPSGGIDRSILAFLVDSYKEEKVKDEKRVSLALHKKLAPIKAAVLPLLRNRPEIVELAKNITNDLKKEFRAVYDDTASIGRLYRRQDEIGTPYCVTVDVDSLSDRKVTVRDRDTMAQDRVEAAKVKEYLVEKFSA, from the coding sequence ATGGATAAAATAGTCTCGCTTTGCAAGAGGCGAGGCTTTATATTTCAATCGAGCGAGATATACGGTGGACTGGCCAGTACATGGGACTATGGCCCGCTGGGTATCGAGCTTAAAAGAAATCTCAAAGAGGCCTGGTGGCGCTCCAATATCTTCGAGCGCGATGATATCGAGGGTCTTGATGCCTCTATTTTAATGCACCCTTCCGTATGGATGGCCTCCGGTCACGTTTCAAACTTTGAAGATACTTTAGTCGATTGCAAATCCTGCAAAAAACGTTTTAAGATAGAACACATCGGTAAGAATAAAAAGTGCCCCGAGTGCGGCGGCGATATTACAGAAGCGCGTCAATTCAATCTGATGCTCAAGACTCACTACGGGCCTGTGGAAGATGAGGGAAGCCTGATATACATGAGGCCCGAAACGGCCCAGGGCATTTTCGTCAATTTTATAAATGTAGTAAACTCTATGCGTAAAAAAGTTCCGTTCGGCATAGCTCAAATAGGGAAGTCTTTCCGCAATGAAGTTACCACGGGGAATTTTACATTCCGTTCGAGAGAATTTGAGCAGATGGAGATAGAGTTTTTTGTAAAACCCGGTACTGATGAAGAATGGTATCACAAGTGGGTCGAGGAGAGATTTAATTGGTATATAAAGTACGGGATTAAAAAAGAGAATCTTAACAAGAGAGCGCACCAGAAAGATGAGCTTGCTCACTACGCGAAGGCTTGCACCGATATCGAATATCAGTTTCCATTCGGATGGTCGGAACTTGAAGGCATCGCCAACAGGACCGATTTTGACTTGAAGCAGCACATGAAGTTGAGCGGCCAAAGCCTGGAATATTTTGACGATGAAACGAAGGAAAGGTTTGTACCCTATGTTATTGAGCCTTCCGGCGGAATTGACAGGTCCATCCTCGCGTTTCTGGTAGACTCGTACAAAGAGGAGAAGGTAAAAGACGAAAAGAGAGTTAGCCTGGCGCTTCACAAGAAGCTTGCCCCTATAAAGGCGGCAGTACTGCCCCTTTTAAGGAACAGGCCCGAGATAGTGGAGCTTGCGAAGAATATAACGAACGATTTAAAAAAAGAGTTTAGGGCCGTGTATGATGACACGGCATCTATCGGAAGGCTATACAGGCGGCAGGATGAAATAGGAACGCCTTATTGTGTTACGGTAGATGTTGATAGTTTAAGTGACCGCAAAGTGACAGTCCGCGACAGAGACACCATGGCGCAGGATAGAGTTGAGGCTGCGAAGGTTAAGGAATATTTGGTGGAGAAGTTTTCCGCCTGA
- a CDS encoding protein-L-isoaspartate(D-aspartate) O-methyltransferase produces the protein MIRLDFDAMRDAMVDEQLIPRGIADRKVLEVFRKVPRHEFVGKDMVQNAYNDYPLPIGDNQTISQPYMVALMTERLGLKGGEKVLEIGTGSGYQTAILAQIAKEVYSVERFKALADNASKILGRLEYKNVKIMVGDGTLGWEENAPYDGIIVTAGAPRIPDSLVKQLKDGGRMVIPVGSGGLGQMLTLVEKIGKNVRTSEICGCAFVPLIGREGWSE, from the coding sequence ATGATCAGGCTCGATTTTGACGCAATGAGAGATGCTATGGTAGATGAACAGCTGATCCCCCGAGGCATAGCGGATAGGAAAGTCCTGGAAGTTTTTAGAAAGGTGCCCAGGCATGAATTTGTAGGCAAGGATATGGTCCAAAACGCCTATAATGATTATCCATTGCCTATAGGTGACAACCAGACGATATCGCAACCTTATATGGTCGCCTTGATGACAGAAAGACTTGGCCTAAAAGGCGGCGAAAAGGTTCTGGAGATAGGCACGGGGTCGGGTTACCAGACCGCCATACTGGCGCAGATCGCGAAAGAGGTTTATTCTGTCGAGCGGTTTAAAGCTCTCGCCGATAACGCGTCGAAGATTCTCGGTAGATTAGAATACAAAAATGTAAAGATAATGGTTGGGGATGGTACGTTGGGATGGGAAGAGAACGCTCCATATGACGGTATAATAGTTACCGCGGGCGCGCCGCGAATCCCGGATAGCCTTGTAAAACAGCTTAAGGATGGCGGCAGGATGGTAATACCCGTAGGTTCCGGAGGGCTTGGCCAGATGCTTACACTGGTCGAAAAGATAGGAAAGAATGTGCGCACCAGTGAAATATGCGGCTGTGCGTTCGTGCCGCTTATCGGCAGGGAAGGCTGGAGTGAATAA
- a CDS encoding glycosyltransferase family 2 protein encodes MEKISVLIPSYNEAKTIGGIIKDLKAKNLSVCVIDDGSIDETAAIAAREGATVLKHDKNKGKGASLIDGFRHALKEGFSAVLVMDGDGQHKTSDVDNFFRKMDETGADIVIGNRMFNVSSMPITRRLTNIFMSFLISKMCGHDIPDTQCGFKLIKRRVLEGLKLESSNYEIESELLFKAARKGFKIESVPVETVYENEQSKINPVVDTVRFITLLIKTMAGR; translated from the coding sequence ATGGAAAAAATTAGCGTCCTCATACCTTCATATAACGAGGCTAAGACGATAGGCGGTATAATAAAAGACCTTAAGGCAAAGAATCTTTCGGTGTGTGTTATCGACGACGGATCCATTGATGAGACAGCCGCCATTGCCGCGAGGGAAGGTGCTACAGTGCTCAAACACGACAAGAATAAGGGCAAAGGCGCCTCCCTCATAGACGGATTTCGGCATGCTTTAAAAGAAGGTTTTAGCGCGGTCCTTGTTATGGACGGGGACGGGCAACATAAGACCAGTGATGTGGATAATTTTTTTAGAAAGATGGACGAAACGGGCGCCGACATTGTAATAGGCAATAGGATGTTCAACGTCTCTTCCATGCCGATAACCCGCCGTCTTACCAATATCTTTATGTCTTTTCTCATATCGAAGATGTGTGGCCACGATATACCGGATACGCAATGCGGTTTTAAGCTGATAAAAAGAAGAGTGCTTGAAGGCCTGAAGTTAGAATCCTCAAATTATGAGATAGAATCAGAGTTGCTCTTTAAGGCCGCAAGAAAAGGTTTTAAGATAGAGTCGGTTCCTGTAGAGACTGTGTATGAAAACGAACAGAGCAAGATTAACCCTGTAGTGGACACCGTAAGGTTTATCACTCTGCTTATAAAGACTATGGCAGGAAGATGA